GAGCGCCGCGTAGCGCTGAACCATCAGCGGAAATGCGGCTTTATCGAGGACCCGTAAATCATTGAGCAAGCCATAGCGCATTTCGCCACGCCAGCCAGTGCGCTGAGGAATGCGCGCAAAGAACGGAACCAGCGCTGATTTAAAAGAGTTAGGCAAGACATAAGCGCGGTCATAATGCGTATCGCGCAATGAAACGCCCAGACGACGACGCTCGCCAAGTTCCAGTGCGCCATGACCCAATGGCATCGCCAGCGCCTGATTCACTTCCGGCATCCGGTCGAGCAAGGGACGGCACCATGCAGGTGCCATCACGTCAATTTGTGCTTGCGGGTGCGCAGCTTTCAGGGTGCGGTAGAGACTTTGAGACATCATCATGTCACCGACCCATGACGGCCCAATTACCAGTATTTTCATACCGTTAATCCATTCCTCAATGTGCAGGGCTTAAACTGTGCGGTTAAGCCAGCTCATGTATTCCGTCACGCCTTCAGCAACCGTTTTGAAGGGTTTGTCATAACCGGCATTACGCAGCGCGGTCATATCGGCCTGAGTGAAGGACTGATAACGGCCTTTCAATTTTTCCGGGAAAGGAATGTATTCGATATCGCCAGATTTGTGGTACGCCACGACCGCGTCTGCCACCGCCTGGAAGGATTCTGAACGACCGGTACCGCAGTTGAAAATACCGGAAACGCCGTTCTGCCAGAACCACAGGTTCACCGCAGCCACATCGCCCACGTAGATGAAATCGCGTTTGAAGCCTTCGCTGCCGGAGAACAATTTCGGGTTCTCGCCGGCGTTGATCTGGTTGTTCAGGTGGAACGCGACGCTGGCCATGCTGCCTTTATGGCCTTCGCGTGGTCCGTAAACGTTGAAGTAACGAAAACCACAAATCTGAGATTCTGCGTGTGGCAGAATTTCGCGAACATACTGGTCAAAAAGGAATTTAGAATAGCCATAGACGTTCAGTGGCTGCTCATATTTACGATCTTCAACAAAGCTGGTGCTCTGGCTGCCGTAAGTCGCCGCGGAAGAGGCGTAAAGGAAAGGAATACTGCGATCCAGACAATAATGCAGGATATCTTTAGAGTACTGATAGTTGTTGTCCATCATGTACTTTCCGTCCCACTCGGTGGTGGACGAACAGGCGCCTTCGTGGAAAATGGCGTCAATATCACCTAAATCATCGCCTGCAACGATACTGGCGATGAAATCTTCTTTATCACAATAATCCGCAATATCCAGATCAACCAGATTGACGAATTTGGTGCCGTCTTTCAGGTTATCGACCACCAGAATATCGCGGTATCCCATATCATTGAGCGATTTAATAATATTGCTGCCGATAAAACCAGCGCCGCCAGTGACGATTATCATGGGATCCACCTTTAATCATTTTAAGAACCGCGCACCATGCGCCGCCTGTAATTGGGTAATATCATAACACTTCATTATGAAGCTCACATTGGGAAGGTGTCCGATAACACGCATTCTTGTGTTTCAGACCGTAAGGCGTGAACTATGCTGCAAAACAAAGATATTGTGAGCGGTTCCATCGTTATTTCGTATTCAGATTAGTAATGTATTCCGTGAATGAGTCATTTCAGGAGAATACTGTATGTCTGTTTCGTTTTATCGGCAGTTGGAAGACCAGCTCGATCAGGCGCGGGTTGAAGGACTGTTTAAAGAAGAACGTATACTCACCACGCCTCAGCAGGCTGAAGTCTCTGTCGCGGGTGGCAAGCCGGTCATCAATTTCTGCGCGAACAACTATCTCGGATTAGCTAACCATCCGGAGCTCATCAGGGCCGCTAAAGAAGGGCTCGACAGCCACGGTTTTGGCATGGCGTCGGTGCGTTTTATCTGCGGTACACAAGATGCCCATAAAGAACTCGAACACCGCCTGGCCGATTTTCTCGGTATGGACGACGCGATCCTTTATTCCTCCTGTTTTGATGCCAACGGCGGATTATTCGAAACGCTGCTGGGCGAAGAAGACGCCATCATTTCGGATGCGCTGAATCACGCATCAATCATCGACGGCGTCCGGTTGTGCAAAGCGAAACGCTACCGCTATGCCAACAATAATATGGACGAACTTGAAGCCCGTTTGCAGCAGGCGAAAGACGACGGTGCCCGGCATATTCTGGTCGCTACCGACGGTGTATTTTCCATGGATGGTGTGATTGCTAACCTGAAAGGTGTCTGCGATCTGGCAGAACGATTTGACGCGCTGGTGATGGTCGATGATTCCCATGCTGTCGGTTTTGTCGGTGCCGAAGGGCGCGGTACTCATGAATATTGTGACGTGATGGGGCGGGTAGACATCATCACCGGAACGCTCGGTAAAGCGCTGGGCGGAGCTTCCGGTGGTTATACCGCAGCCCGTCAGGAAGTCATCGACTGGTTACGTCAGCGTTCACGTCCTTATCTTTTCTCCAATTCACTGGCACCGTCGATTGTCTCTGCCTCGCTGAAAGTGCTCTCCATGCTGGAAGAAGGCAGCGAACTGCGTGAGCGCCTGCTCAGCAATTCAAAAATGTTCCGTGAAAAAATGACAGCAGCCGGTTTCACGTTGGCAGGGGCCGATCACGCCATCATTCCTGTGATGCTGGGCGAAGCCCGTTTAGCGCAAGAATTTGCCGCGCTTTTGCAACGGGAAGGTATTTATGTCACCGGTTTCTTTTATCCGGTCGTGCCGCAAGGCCAGGCGCGTATCCGTACCCAGATGTCTGCGGCGCACAGCATTGAACAAATCGAAAAGGCGGTTGAAGCCTTTACCCGTATTGGCAAAAAGCTTGGCGTGATCGCCTGAGGAGTTTCCATGAAAGCCTTAGCAAAACTCAAACGTGAGGAAGGCATCTGGATGACGGATGCGCCGGTGCCTGAAATGGGCCATAACGATTTGCTGATCAAAATCCGCAAAACAGCCATCTGTGGCACCGATGTGCATATTTATAACTGGGATGCATGGTCGCAAAAAACCATTCCGGTGCCGATGGTGGTCGGCCATGAATACGTCGGCGAAGTCGTCGGGATCGGGCAGGAAGTTAAAGGCTTCAGCATCGGCGACCGTGTTTCCGGCGAAGGTCATATCACCTGCGGGCATTGCCGCAACTGCCGCGGCGGGCGCACGCACTTATGCCGCAATGCGCAGGGCGTCGGGGTAAATCGTCCCGGTGCCTTTGCGGAATATCTTGTTTTACCGGCGTTCAATGCGTTCAAAATCCCGGACAATATTTCTGACGATCTGGCGGCCATTTTCGACCCATTGGGCAACGCAGTTCATACCGCGCTGTCTTTTGATTTAGTCGGGGAAGATGTCCTGATAAGCGGCGCGGGTCCGATTGGTATCATGGCTGCCGCTATCTGCAAACACGTTGGCGCGCGTCATGTTGTGATCACTGACATGAACGAATACCGGCTCGAACTTGCGCGCAAAATGGGTGTAACGCGGGCGGTCAATGTCAGTCAGCAAAGCCTGCCGGACGTCATGGAAGAACTGGGGATGACGGAAGGGTTTGATGTCGGGCTGGAAATGTCCGGCGCACCGGCAGCATTTCGCAGCATGCTCAGTGCGATGAATCACGGCGGGCGGATTGCCATGCTCGGCATTCCTTCTGCAGAAATGGCCATTGACTGGAATCAGGTGATTTTCAAGGGGCTGTTTATCAAGGGGATCTATGGCCGGGAAATGTTTGAAACCTGGTACAAAATGGCGGCGCTCATTCAGTCCGGGCTGGATCTCACTCCGTTAATCACTCACCATTTCCCGATTGATGAATTCCAGAAAGGGTTTGATGCGATGCGCTCCGGTCATTCCGGAAAGGTCATTCTTAACTGGTGATCTGATTTTTCGCAGAGATGAAAAAGCCCGCTCAACTGGACTGACCCCATAAAGTTGGACAGTTCATGTTAAGCGGCTTTCAGGGCCTGGGTTCGGTATTCTACCGGACTCAACCCTTTTAATTTCAGGCTTATTCTTTCGTTGTTGTAGTAATGGATATATCCCTCTATCGCCTCCCTCAGTTCCCTGAGACTCCCGAACTGGCTCAGGTAAAAACACTCCGATTTCAGCGTACCGAAGAAGTTCTCCATTACAGCATTATCCAGGCAGTTTCCTTTACGCGACATACTTTGCGTTATGCCCTCTGCCTTTAATTTTGCCTGATAGGCTGCCATTCGATACTGCCAACCCTGATCCGAGTGCAACAACGGGGCATCTTCTGGACTGAGCTTTGCGAACGCATCACGCAGCATGGTATTCACCATTTCCATCACCGGTCTTTCCGACAGGCTGTATGAGATGATTTCCCGGTTAAAAAGATCGAGAACCGGTGACAGGTACAACTTTTTACCCTGTATCGAGAACTCTGTAACATCCGTAACCCACTTTTCGTTGGCTTTTGATGCACTGAAGTCCCGACTCAGGATGTTGGAGGCTGCCTTGCCCGCTTCCCCTTTCCAGGCGCGATATTTCTTCACCCTGATAAGCGACCGGAGCGACACCTCTGCCATCAGCCGCTGTACTGTTTTATGGTTCACCAGCAGCCCCTGCTTTCTCAGTGAGAGCGTGATCCTGCGGTAACCATAACGCCCTTTATGATGGTGGTATATCTCTCTGATTTTGTCTTTCAGTCCGGCATGCCTGTCCACTCGCTTCAGCGCGTTCACATTGTGATACCACGTACTGCGGGACATCCCCGCTGCACGCAGAAGGTCACTAAGCGCATAATTACGCCTTAGTTCACTGATTATTGCGGCTTTTTGCCGTTTTTCTCGCTTTGAACTAAGGCCTTTAGCTTTTTTAGGTAGGCATTCTCTGCACGCAGGTAACGGAGCTCAGCCCGCAGCTCTTCGGGAGATAACTTTTCCAGCGCCTCATCGGTAAGTGGGGATGCTTTTTTGGGTTTTGTCATGCCTTTGCTCCGGCCGGGTTTTATGCTCAGAAGTCCATTCTCACCAGCGTCTTTGTAGACATTAACCCAGTGCCGGACGACGGTCTCGTTTGAGATATTAAACCGTGCGGCAGCTTCGCGCATTGAAAGTTCTTCACCGAGAACAGTCCGGACAACAGCAATCCGGAATGCCGGAGAATGGCGGTCATTTTTCCAGGTAATGCCATCAATACCGTGTAATTGCCAGGCTCTGACCCAGCGACGAACGGATGTTCTTTCGACACCAAAACGTTCTGCGGTCCGTTGTGTCCCGTCATTGCCGTAGAGGTAATGGCTGACCACAGCCATTCTGGTTTCGAGGGTATATTTTGGCTTCGCCATAAAAAACTGCACCTTACTCAGTTGGGTGTCCAACTTTTGGGGTGCAGTCCACAACAGCGGGCTTTTTTCTGGCTAACGGGAGTGTTCAGGCTTCCGGTTCTGCCTTTTGTTTCTCTGCATCCGTCAGATATCGCACTTTGCGGGTGTAATCCTGCCCTTTAAACAGCAGTTCATTGTCTGGCGAGGCCAGATACTTTTGCCATTCTGTCAGCGGGAAACCGCCGTGCGCGCCAATGACCTCTTTCGGAATCACCGACGGCGTGCCGCCAATTTTCTTCGAGACCGGCCAGTTCATCCAGTCGCCGAGATTCACGCTTTTAATGTCCAGAGTGTCGAGCATCGCCGCCAGGGGCAGCTGATCGGTCGGTGGCTGATTATCTGGCAGGATATTCCAGGTATCTCTGAAAAACATAATCCACAACGGGCACAAACGTTCCCAGGTTTTACGCGTCGCCGCTAAAAATGCGCCGTTGACGTGGTCAACGATATAAGGCCGCACGCTGTCTTTGTAATACGCTGGAATAATTTCAGGGTCACAATCCCCGAGTTTGGCAATCATTTTGCCCTGACGGAAACTCGAATAAATATGATTTTCATGCAGCTGAATTTCAGGCATTTTCAGCAGATTCAGATCAGAGTCGATCATCAAAATGCCGTCAGTTTTAGCCTGCAAAGGCGCCAGCAGTTTGATCAGACGGCTGAGATAAATTTGTTTATAGCGATAATCGCCGGATTTAGTTTCGGGATTCAGTGTCACGATGCGGACTTTTTCAGGCAGAGGCCGGAACAGGCTGGCATCCTGATCGGTCACAATGACAATTTCCTGCAATTGTGTCGCGAATTTGTCGGCAAATTCCGCGCATAAACAGGCTTCTTCAATGTAGTCAGCACCCGCGGAAGGAACGACGACAGAGGTGATATTATTCTTTGGCGCGCCTGCCTTGACGGTATCGGCATAAGGCAGATTGTGGCGTGAAAGAATATGACGATATTTAGAGTTTAGAAATTTGAACATGTTCAGCCTTGTTTCTTTTTAACGCTGCTCAAAACGGTTTCCACGCCAGAGACATATTTTTCAATCGCAAATTTTTCGCGGACAGTGAGATTTGCCTGCGTAGCGATTTCACTGCGCAAATGGGCGTTGAGATACAGCGTTTTCATATGGTTGAAGAGCATCTCAATATCGCCATACTCGAAAAGCATTCCGGTTTCTGCATTTTTAATCAGTTCGGCAGTCCCCGTGACATTGGATCCAATCACCGGCGTTTTCAGTAACATGGATTCCAGAACCACCCGCGGTAAACCTTCACTTTTTGAGCCTAATATAAAGGCATCAAAAGCCGCCAGATATTCCAGAGGATTGCTTTGAAAACCGGTGAAGATGACTTTATCCATCATATTCAGTGCGGCAGCCTGCTGGATCAGGCGGCGTAAATTCGGGCCTTCACCGACAAAGACCATTTTCCATTTTGCTTCCGGGAAAGCACGGTTAAATTTATCGAGTGCCAGCAGGGTGAAGTGGTGGGCTTTACGATTAATCAGAGAACCGATACTGCCAAAGATGAAAGTATCTTCTGTTGCGCCGAGTTCTGCGCGGATCCTGATGCCATCAGGTAACGGCTGGTTAATATCAATGCCGTTGAAGACGGTAAAACACAGCTCTTTGCGCACGCCACGTTTGAGCAACTGTTCCTGAACCCCCTGAGAAACAGAAATGATGCTGTGGCAAAAACGGTTAACAATGCCCACGACGTCTTTGTTCAGAACCGGTTCGATGCGGCAATGCTGCACGATTTCTGTCGGTAAGCCTTCGGTCGAATAATAGCCTTCCACGTTAGAACTTGGCTGATTATTCATATATAAAATATCAAACTGACCGAGCTCAAGCAGGGAATGGATTTTGCGGATATTGGGGTTTATACGCCAGATTTTATCAACAGAATAAATCGCTTTCTGGCGTAAATTTCCGCTAAAGAAAAACAGCGTTCGCAGGACTTCTTTGCTGATTTTTGCCCAGGTGGGTTGTCTGACCTGAGGAATGAAAAATACCGGCACATTGAGCGAGTTCAATATCTGGCTAATGGTTTCCCCGTTATCCCGGGCGTAGTCATTGTAAAAGCAGCAACTGATTTCAAACTTTTCACGATCGATTCTTTTCAGCAACTCCAACATGCTGTTGGTGCCACCTCCCCATTCTTTGCCGCTGTCGAGCAGCAGAATTTTAGATCGATCTAGTCCCATCGGATAGCGCCCTTGCTCAGCCCGGTTAAAAAAATATGCTACCCATTATAAGAGGCAAATTCTATAAGCTCTACATATTTGATTCTGATACTAAAATCACTCATATCAATATGTTGTATGAATATTTCAAATCCATTTTTTCGAAAATGGGAACCTGCCGCCAGTCAATGTCCCTGAATCCTATTTTTTAGGAAATGTGGTCCATGCTAGATATTGGCGTTCAACAAACTGTATTGCCGGCAATGCAGACAGGCTTTCGCCCAGCACTCTAAACATGCTGTCGGCATACACTTGCGGAACCGGTTGTTTCACGCGGCAGATGCTGATGCCTTTGCGTGATGGTTTGGACGCCGTGATACCGGTCGCTTTCCCCGCCGGGGCGTTGCGCTGGGGTTCGTTGAGCAGATCGCTTGGCCGCACCAGAACGATATCGGAAGGCAAATTCGGCAGCATTTGTTGCAGCACTTTCACCGTGGTCGGATGGGGATGGCCGATGGCGATGGCATAACCGTTCTTGCGGGCGAGCTGAATAGCCCGTTCAAACTGATGGCGGATTTCCGCTTCGTTCTGCACATCATCTAAAAAGACGTTGCGCTTAATCACTTTCACCCGGGTTCCCTGAGCGGCCTGAACCGATTTGGTATTGCCGATGGTCATACTGTCGAGGAAGAATAAGTTGTGAGCATTCATGGCCTGCATGACGTTTTCCATGCCGGTCAAGCTGGAGGTCATGGCGCTGCCCATATGATTGTTGATACCAATCGCATACGGGATATTGCTGATGGCCTGATCGACAATACGCTTCACTTCTGCGGCACTCATCGAAGGTGTCAGCGTATCTTTTTCCAGCGGTTGTTTGCTGAGCGGCGCCATCGGCAGGTGGATCAATATTTCACGGCCCTGCTGATGTGCCTTGTTCATCATCATCTGCGAATCTGGCGCATTAGGGAAAATCGCAACGGATACCGCTTTTGGCATCTGAAGTACCTGGTTTTCCTCATGCTGGCGATAACCAAAGTCATCAATCAGGATGGATAATTTCGCTGCCTGAACCTGACAAACGAAAAACGCAGTACCACAAAGGGCAGCTAAAACGGACTTTTTATATCGCAATGCTATCTTCCCAACCACGGCTGTGGATTTACTGCCTGGCCCTGACGACGAATTTCAAAATACAGCGATGGCTGGCCCTGTCCGCCGCTGTTCCCAACTTTAGCAATGGCCTGACCGGTTCTCACCTGATCGCCAACGCTGACCAGCGCATCCTGGTTGTAACCGTAAAGACTCATATCGCCTTTACCGTGGTCGATAACCACAACCAGCCCGTAGCCCTGTAACCAGTCCGCCAGAATGACGCGTCCGTCGGCAATAGCCCGTACATCACTGCCCTCACGTGCTGAAATGACAATGCCTTTCCAGCGTAGTTCACCCTGTAGCTGTTCGCCGAAACGATGTATCAACGAACCGTTAACCGGCCACATATTTTGACCAGACGGGCGTCCCAGACCGCCGGTTCGGGCCATCAGTGACTGTTCGCTTTGGGTCGGTTTATAGGTTGAACCTTTTTTCTTCGCTTGCTGTTCTTTCGCTCGCACGGCGGCGGCTTCCCGCGCTTCTTTTTCCGCACGGGCTTTGGCGGCACGTTCAGCGGCGGCAATTTTGTTTTGCAGGCTGGATTCGTTGGCGCGCAGCTCCGTCAGGCTCTGCTCATCTTTTTGCAATGAGGATTCCAGCGCCGTGAGCGTTTGCTTACGGGCGGCACGCGCCTGTTCGAGTTTTTGTTGCTGTGATTGTTGTTCACTCAGCAGGCTTTTTTGTTGTGTTTGCTTTGATTGCAAAGAAACACGCTGTTCAGCCAGCGTGGTGCGGGTTTGTTTCAGCTCTTCGATGGTTTTCTGTCGTTCGGTATTCAGATAGCCGAAATACGCCAGGATCCGCTCATTACGTTCGCTCTCTTCGCCGCTGAGCAGCAGTTGCAAGCCTTTATGCTGACCGATACGGAAGGCAGCATCGAGCTGTTTTGCCAGGATCTCTTCCTGCGTCTTTTGCTGTTTTTGCAACTTATCGATAGAGGCGTTAAGCCCGGCAATGTCTTTACTGAGTGTGGCGAGGGTTGACTGAGTTCCGCGTAGCTGGCTGCTGGCGGAGGCAATGGTTTTTTCCTGCGCCTGCAATTGCTGCAATAAAGTGCCGCGCTGTTGTTTCTGCTGCTTAACGCTTTTTTCTTTTTCCGCGATATTTTGCTGAATGGTTTTTAGCTGATCTTTATTGTCGTCAGCATGCACACTCACGGAAAGAGAGAGTAAAGAAGCACAAAGTAATAAGGCTGAAGATGGGAAGGCAGATACGGCCTTGTCCTGAGCGGAAAGGCGGGTTCTCATCAGGCTGAAATGAATGAATTTGCTCAAACTTTTTTCCGCTTGTCGACCGTGGATGATAGACAATATGGCTGTCCCTTCTCGTATCGTAACACTAATCAACCGGCTGATGCACAAACAAAAAAGGCGTACCAACGGGTGTCAGTACGCCTTTGTAACAGAGCTTTAAGAGAAATTAGCGTGCGATAAACAGCGGTTTGCCGCTCATTTCTGCCGGAATTTCCATGCCCATCAGTGAAAGCATTGTTGGTGCGATATCAGACAATTTACCGCCTTCAACCGCTTCTGCGTTTCCGCCAATGTAGATTAATGGCACCGGCAGACTGGTGTGCGCGGTGTGTGCCTGACCGGTCGCCGGGTCGCGCATTTGTTCTGCGTTACCGTGGTCGGCGGTGATCAGCAACTGGCCACCGGCTGCTTTCACGGCATCCACAACCTGAGCAACACAATTATCCAGTGCTTCAACGGCGCTCACCGCGGCGTCGTAAACGCCGGTATGACCGACCATATCGCCATTCGGGTAGTTACAAATGATGGTGTCATATTTGCCGCTGGCAATTGCGCCAAGCAGTTTTTCCGTCAGTTCAGCCGAACTCATTTCCGGTTGCAGGTCATAAGTCGCCACGTTCGGGGATTTCACCAGAATGCGGTCTTCGCCTTCAAACGAGTCTTCCATGCCGCCGTTAAAGAAGAAGGTAACGTGTGCATATTTCTCAGTTTCGGAAATACGCAGCTGCGTTTTGCCATGTGCCATCAGCCACTCGCCAAGGGTATTTTTCAGTGATGCTGGCGGATAGGCGCAGGCGGCGTTGATGTCCGCGGCATATTCGGTCAGCATGATGAAATCGCCGAAGTTGATGACTTTTTCGCGGGCAAAACCATCGAAGTCCGGACTGATAAAGGCGCGGGTGATTTCGCGGGCCCGGTCTGCGCGGAAGTTCATGAAGATCAGTGCATCGCCGTCATTGATGGCCGCGGATTCTTCGCCTGCTGCCTGCAATACGGTTGGCTTCACGAATTCATCATTTTCATCACGGGCATAAGCGGCCTGCAGGCCAGTCAGTGCATTATCGGCAGTGAACGCGCCTTTTGCCTGTGACATCAAATCGTAAGCCAGTTGTACGCGATCCCAGCGGTTATCGCGGTCCATCGCGTAATAGCGGCCTACGATAGATGCGATACGGCCAGTACCGATTTGTGCGAATTTCTCAGAGAAGCGTTTCAGTGCAGCTTCAGCGCTGCGCGGCGGTGTATCACGGCCATCGAGGAAGGCGTGCAGATAAATGGCTTTCGCGCCACGACGGTGCGCCAGTTCCACCATCGCCATAATGTGGTCTTCGTGACTGTGAACGCCGCCCGCAGACAACAGACCCATAATGTGAACCGCTTTGCCTGCGGCAATGGCACGATCAACCGCACCGGTCAGTACGCTATTATTAAAGAAGTCGCCTTCTTTGATTTCTTTGTCCAGACGGGTGAGATCCTGATACACGATGCGGCCCGCACCTAAATTGACATGGCCGACTTCGGAGTTGCCCATCTGACCGTCGGGCAGACCGACGTCCAGTCCGGAGGCTGCGATAAGTGTGTGAGGATGAGTGGCCCACAGATTATCCATCACCGGCGTTTTGGCGTTCAGAATCGCGTTATCTTGTTGCTCTTCGCGATGTCCATAGCCGTCCAGAATCACCAGAACCATCGGTTTTTTGTTGCTCGACATGTCAATTGACCTCAGTTTAAAAGATGAAATGCTCAATAGGCTCGCCCGCTGAAACGGGATAAACAGGCGCGACTAAAGGCATTTAAGCCGGCTGATTTTACCCCAGTGCAGGAAGTGAATAGCCGGAGGAGATCAAAGATGAGGTGAGGTGAGGGTTAACTTTCAGCATAAAGGCGTGTTAATTTTCCGAGACGTGCCGCAGATTGTGGCATTCGCCCGCGCTTACTGGCTGTATTTGCTCCGGCGCGCAGGTATACTCTGAAGCCTTGAATTTTCCCCCAACTGACGGGAGTT
The Rahnella variigena genome window above contains:
- the tdh gene encoding L-threonine 3-dehydrogenase gives rise to the protein MKALAKLKREEGIWMTDAPVPEMGHNDLLIKIRKTAICGTDVHIYNWDAWSQKTIPVPMVVGHEYVGEVVGIGQEVKGFSIGDRVSGEGHITCGHCRNCRGGRTHLCRNAQGVGVNRPGAFAEYLVLPAFNAFKIPDNISDDLAAIFDPLGNAVHTALSFDLVGEDVLISGAGPIGIMAAAICKHVGARHVVITDMNEYRLELARKMGVTRAVNVSQQSLPDVMEELGMTEGFDVGLEMSGAPAAFRSMLSAMNHGGRIAMLGIPSAEMAIDWNQVIFKGLFIKGIYGREMFETWYKMAALIQSGLDLTPLITHHFPIDEFQKGFDAMRSGHSGKVILNW
- a CDS encoding glycosyltransferase; protein product: MGLDRSKILLLDSGKEWGGGTNSMLELLKRIDREKFEISCCFYNDYARDNGETISQILNSLNVPVFFIPQVRQPTWAKISKEVLRTLFFFSGNLRQKAIYSVDKIWRINPNIRKIHSLLELGQFDILYMNNQPSSNVEGYYSTEGLPTEIVQHCRIEPVLNKDVVGIVNRFCHSIISVSQGVQEQLLKRGVRKELCFTVFNGIDINQPLPDGIRIRAELGATEDTFIFGSIGSLINRKAHHFTLLALDKFNRAFPEAKWKMVFVGEGPNLRRLIQQAAALNMMDKVIFTGFQSNPLEYLAAFDAFILGSKSEGLPRVVLESMLLKTPVIGSNVTGTAELIKNAETGMLFEYGDIEMLFNHMKTLYLNAHLRSEIATQANLTVREKFAIEKYVSGVETVLSSVKKKQG
- a CDS encoding IS3 family transposase (programmed frameshift); this encodes MAKPKYTLETRMAVVSHYLYGNDGTQRTAERFGVERTSVRRWVRAWQLHGIDGITWKNDRHSPAFRIAVVRTVLGEELSMREAAARFNISNETVVRHWVNVYKDAGENGLLSIKPGRSKGMTKPKKASPLTDEALEKLSPEELRAELRYLRAENAYLKKLKALGSKREKRQKAAIISELRRNYALSDLLRAAGMSRSTWYHNVNALKRVDRHAGLKDKIREIYHHHKGRYGYRRITLSLRKQGLLVNHKTVQRLMAEVSLRSLIRVKKYRAWKGEAGKAASNILSRDFSASKANEKWVTDVTEFSIQGKKLYLSPVLDLFNREIISYSLSERPVMEMVNTMLRDAFAKLSPEDAPLLHSDQGWQYRMAAYQAKLKAEGITQSMSRKGNCLDNAVMENFFGTLKSECFYLSQFGSLRELREAIEGYIHYYNNERISLKLKGLSPVEYRTQALKAA
- the envC gene encoding murein hydrolase activator EnvC, yielding MRTRLSAQDKAVSAFPSSALLLCASLLSLSVSVHADDNKDQLKTIQQNIAEKEKSVKQQKQQRGTLLQQLQAQEKTIASASSQLRGTQSTLATLSKDIAGLNASIDKLQKQQKTQEEILAKQLDAAFRIGQHKGLQLLLSGEESERNERILAYFGYLNTERQKTIEELKQTRTTLAEQRVSLQSKQTQQKSLLSEQQSQQQKLEQARAARKQTLTALESSLQKDEQSLTELRANESSLQNKIAAAERAAKARAEKEAREAAAVRAKEQQAKKKGSTYKPTQSEQSLMARTGGLGRPSGQNMWPVNGSLIHRFGEQLQGELRWKGIVISAREGSDVRAIADGRVILADWLQGYGLVVVIDHGKGDMSLYGYNQDALVSVGDQVRTGQAIAKVGNSGGQGQPSLYFEIRRQGQAVNPQPWLGR
- a CDS encoding divergent polysaccharide deacetylase family protein — translated: MRYKKSVLAALCGTAFFVCQVQAAKLSILIDDFGYRQHEENQVLQMPKAVSVAIFPNAPDSQMMMNKAHQQGREILIHLPMAPLSKQPLEKDTLTPSMSAAEVKRIVDQAISNIPYAIGINNHMGSAMTSSLTGMENVMQAMNAHNLFFLDSMTIGNTKSVQAAQGTRVKVIKRNVFLDDVQNEAEIRHQFERAIQLARKNGYAIAIGHPHPTTVKVLQQMLPNLPSDIVLVRPSDLLNEPQRNAPAGKATGITASKPSRKGISICRVKQPVPQVYADSMFRVLGESLSALPAIQFVERQYLAWTTFPKK
- the rfaD gene encoding ADP-glyceromanno-heptose 6-epimerase, whose amino-acid sequence is MIIVTGGAGFIGSNIIKSLNDMGYRDILVVDNLKDGTKFVNLVDLDIADYCDKEDFIASIVAGDDLGDIDAIFHEGACSSTTEWDGKYMMDNNYQYSKDILHYCLDRSIPFLYASSAATYGSQSTSFVEDRKYEQPLNVYGYSKFLFDQYVREILPHAESQICGFRYFNVYGPREGHKGSMASVAFHLNNQINAGENPKLFSGSEGFKRDFIYVGDVAAVNLWFWQNGVSGIFNCGTGRSESFQAVADAVVAYHKSGDIEYIPFPEKLKGRYQSFTQADMTALRNAGYDKPFKTVAEGVTEYMSWLNRTV
- the gpmM gene encoding 2,3-bisphosphoglycerate-independent phosphoglycerate mutase; the encoded protein is MSSNKKPMVLVILDGYGHREEQQDNAILNAKTPVMDNLWATHPHTLIAASGLDVGLPDGQMGNSEVGHVNLGAGRIVYQDLTRLDKEIKEGDFFNNSVLTGAVDRAIAAGKAVHIMGLLSAGGVHSHEDHIMAMVELAHRRGAKAIYLHAFLDGRDTPPRSAEAALKRFSEKFAQIGTGRIASIVGRYYAMDRDNRWDRVQLAYDLMSQAKGAFTADNALTGLQAAYARDENDEFVKPTVLQAAGEESAAINDGDALIFMNFRADRAREITRAFISPDFDGFAREKVINFGDFIMLTEYAADINAACAYPPASLKNTLGEWLMAHGKTQLRISETEKYAHVTFFFNGGMEDSFEGEDRILVKSPNVATYDLQPEMSSAELTEKLLGAIASGKYDTIICNYPNGDMVGHTGVYDAAVSAVEALDNCVAQVVDAVKAAGGQLLITADHGNAEQMRDPATGQAHTAHTSLPVPLIYIGGNAEAVEGGKLSDIAPTMLSLMGMEIPAEMSGKPLFIAR
- the kbl gene encoding glycine C-acetyltransferase — its product is MSVSFYRQLEDQLDQARVEGLFKEERILTTPQQAEVSVAGGKPVINFCANNYLGLANHPELIRAAKEGLDSHGFGMASVRFICGTQDAHKELEHRLADFLGMDDAILYSSCFDANGGLFETLLGEEDAIISDALNHASIIDGVRLCKAKRYRYANNNMDELEARLQQAKDDGARHILVATDGVFSMDGVIANLKGVCDLAERFDALVMVDDSHAVGFVGAEGRGTHEYCDVMGRVDIITGTLGKALGGASGGYTAARQEVIDWLRQRSRPYLFSNSLAPSIVSASLKVLSMLEEGSELRERLLSNSKMFREKMTAAGFTLAGADHAIIPVMLGEARLAQEFAALLQREGIYVTGFFYPVVPQGQARIRTQMSAAHSIEQIEKAVEAFTRIGKKLGVIA